The stretch of DNA CCCCACCGATACGCCATCAACAAGAGGTACGTCTGTCGCATCTCATTGTTCGGTGGCAATCAAGCTATATGAGGTTACCGAGTGCTTCCACATTAAGACAAAGGAGGGACACAGAATTTTGGAGCGTCGAGTCGCGTGCACATCCGATGCGAGTATGGGCTTATTCCTACACACTGCACCGCGAGTGACGAGCCGCTGGCTGTTCCCTGCATTAAGGGCCGTGCTTTGGCAGAATAATGCCCACATTGCAACTGATATTTTGTGGAATGTGTCCGTTTTTGAATACGCAGACGTCCCAGGCAGCTGCTGATGATTCACAAGCAGAGATGGAATACCGGCTATTCTTTTGCTAGATCACGTAGATCGGGAGATGTGACGTACGTCAATCTCCACACAGCAAGCAGCCGGCACTGCGCAGTTGGATTTTGATGACGACTCATACATAAGAGGCTGCGTAATCTACTGTATCGGATGGTGAAACCAAAATAACGGCACTCTCCACGAGAGGATCGAGAGCAGTCAACAGGCTGTCCGATGTTCTTTGCGATGGGCTGGCTGAAAACTCTGAGTTTTCTTGCTGCTCGTGAGTCACCCCATGTACTGGAAGCAGCGTTGCTCTATGATGGTCGCTCAGTACGAACGGGAACCAGCGGTGCGCTGGGGACCCACCGGCGTGCTCTGTATTCTACTTCTGTGGACGTCCTTTAATAAACTTGCTGCTGTCCTGCTTCCTGCGTCGGCGCATGAGTTGAATCTATTCTTGCGGCCTATCGTGTCTGAAGTCCTGGCGTGTCCGAATATTGGCAGCGCGAACCAGCACACAGCACGTCGCCAGACAGCTCGCCTGAGATTATTTTCCCATGAAAGGAAAGACCCACGAGTGCCGCCTTGAGGGCGCGTGTATGAGCACGCGCTCGGTGCGCTCTATGACCTCATAGTTCCTTGGAAGACTTTGAGGCTCCGTATGCTCAAGGACTCATCGTTTGCCTCGATACGAAACACACAGCACAAACCCAAACCTCGATAGTACGAGTCGCGTAACAGGACGGCCCGCTTCACGTGTCGTTAGCGAAGCCGCGGGGCAATGACACTGCAGAACATCGCCCGCGCTGGAAGTGCAACAGCATCACACAACCCACAACATCTTTAAGACACTGTCTCGCAATGGAAATGGAGCCCACAATAAGACTAGAGGACGTGAAAACGTTGTTTGGGCCTCACAACGCACCCATGAGACTGCCCCAAAATGGCTTCCAGTATCAACCTCCTCGGTTCCGTCCTCAACCTTGAGTCACATGCCAGGGGGTCGGTCTCCTGCTGCAAGCAAACAAGCAAGGCCTCTGATCAGCTGCGGCACCCGCAGCTTACAAAGCAGCAGCTTATTTCGGATGCTTTCCATGGTGGCCGCTGCTCCGCTTCTGCGGTGGTTCTGGTGGGCCCTTCGGCTGCTCATCCGGATCCATAGGATACATGTAAGGTGGATAGCTGGACTTCCCTTCACGCGCATCAGCGTCTGCCGATGCCGGTGGCTGAGGTCCTGTCTCCGTTTGGGGCATCCCTTCAACAGTAATCTGCTTGTCCTGAGGGTTgttgcctctctccgcgccgtccATTTCCCCTTCTGTTTCTCCGTGAACGTGTGTGGAAGGAAATGCCGCGTGCTTTTTTGACCGCTCTTCCCTGTCGGTCGGAGTACCCGAGCTCGGGAACTGAACGTCAGACAGATTCTGAGAACTTGACGTGCCTGATTCCCTTACCGTTTTGCTAATGTCTGTGCGAGTACCACCGTAATCTGTGGGCCCTGGGGCAGTTTGGGTAGCAGGATCGACGTTCGCAGagctgcctctcttcttgaACCAGTCAAGAACAGAAGATTGCGGGATCGTCTTCAGTCGGCGCACGCCAGGAAAACGGTTTGGCCCTTGAGAGACGGTGAATCCACGTTCAAGCAACTTGTAATATCGTTGCTGTCCCAGACGAAGCGAAACGACTCGCCGGCCCACCACAGCAGTTGCGGATGGCCGCAGACCGCTGGGAAAGACCATGTCGCTAAAATGAATACGCCAGTGTCGCAGTGCGCGTCACCTCGCTGCTAGCTGTGTAAACCCGGGGACACCAAGAAAAAAGTGGGCAAGCTAGTGCCATTGCAGTGACTTTTAGAGTGAAGGAACATGCGCCTGTCCTGAGACAATCGCTGGTTTCTTCCTGTTTTTGCAGGCAAACTATAGTGCCCGGCGCCGCATAGGGATTCACCATTGGCACCAGCTAGCTCCTTGCATGCCAGATGTCCGTccccgccgccagcctcAGTTCGCCTTGCCAGCCCTGCTTTTACCGGCGTGCATACGCGATAAGTGGTTTCTCCCGCCAGTGTGCCTGGTTCCAGGTACCTGTATACGAGATGGACCTGTCGTTTGCGTGACGCGCTGACGCATGTTACACCATCCTCGCACCACAGGCTACACACGGAACACAATGGAGAAATCTGTACCGGTTGAGTGAAGGCAATGAGGGGTAGTGCATGCTACGCATGTGCCACGGTGGTTCTTGCTGGCGGTGGTAATACTATTCTTAAGTTTCTTCTTGTGCCAGTGCACCTTTCCTTCACGGGGTCCCACCGCAAAACGACCACAACAAAAAAGTATCAAACTGCGTAGGTGGCTTGACAGGTAAGTTTCCTGAAGAGCCCTCGGACGGGCAGGTGAGTACACAGAGGCCTATTTCACCTATGCTCCGGCATCAAGGATAAGTAGACCAGCGTCCGTGTTGTCGAAAACCTACTGGATTGCGTGACTCGTCCTTCTTCAAGCTGCTAACGCATGGAGAGGCCAGGCAGGCAGTAACATGATGCACTTACAGCGTTACCAGTGCGTAAGTGGTCTACGAGCGAAGTTTCTGGTCAAGAGACCTCAGGCGCAGGCACTTATGAGCTTTCTGCTTCCTGACTGAATCGTTTCTATAGACTAATAGCGGGGACGCCGGTCCAACCACTAGGAGAGGGGATTGCACGTAGTGACTCCCGTGGGCAGAACGTGTATAAGAAAGTGTTAAGTTATAGAAGAGCTAAAAACTTtcgaaccaccaatatatattggtacaaagaagtcACCATATCCTCTGTACAGAGCgggcattaagaacatagagatcatagctaggcgctctgctaatgcacttaacatgatggtcatgaaaagcacatctagttagctcactgcgtacttaggattTCTAAAAGAGATCACTAATGGTACTcgaaaataggagatcgcgttagttcttgggaaaacgcCCAAAACACTAACTgcgtaatctcaatggtttgcGATAGAAtcataacacaatgatctttacacagttcaaccctgtattataaattCCAGTTGACTTTCCGGTGTTGGCATCGAGTACAGCCGATGGCTGCATATTATATTGACTACCATAAAAAGTGTGGCTTCTTTGACTCTAGAGTACGCGTGCGGCTGCCTTTAATCTTCCTTGTCATTGAGTACGTTGCCCGAGAAGTTGAACGAAATACTTTTCTTCCGGAAGAAGGTTCTGTTCTACAACTCTGAGCGCGTGTGAgtggctgtctcctccgttCCAAGGCGCTCTATTTCACTCCATTCAAGGCAATGAACACATGTGCTTCCAGCATGGTTTATCAGGCTGCATACTCTCAGCTTTCTGCCCCACTCGATGAATCGGCATTCCAAACCACGAAAGGCGCCCCGAGTGTGCCGAGACGATGGATGAGACTGCTACGATAAGATATTTGGGTCCTTGTCCATCAGCTCCTTCGTAAGCTGCTCATAGTTCAGTACGCCATCCTCCACCAAGACTTCCTGCGCCTGATAGACAAACCCCATATTGAATTTCTTCATTGGGTACTTCTCTTGATATGGAACTTTGAAAGGAGCTGAAGTGTTCAGCGTAGACTTAAGGCTTTCGTACCCCATTGGCATTCCGATTATTAGATAAAACACGTAACACCTTGACGAGCTGGTCAGTTGACACGTGTCGTTGCGCACGGAAGAAGTGCTTACCTTCTGGGCCCACTCGATAAactcgtctgcttcttcatCCGTTAAGCGCTCGCCTAACTGCTGTAGAATGTAGCGAAGCTCTAATATCGTGATTGTgcccgctgcgtctctgtcGAACTCCCTGAATGACTCAAGGACTTTCTCTTCCTTCATGGGATCTTGAAAATGGGGAGACTCACAGATTTTCAGGAACTCCGTGAAGCTGAATTGCCCTTTCCCCTTCTGACCGTCGTAAATCTGAATCAACTGCCGCAAAGCCTCTTCTGAAGGATTTTGCCCCACCGACCGAAAGAGTTTGCCGAAGTCTCTGGAAAAAGCAAACAACGTCAACCCCCGCCCCTATGGACTGATAATAGAGGCAGAAAATGGCGTCGTCTT from Besnoitia besnoiti strain Bb-Ger1 chromosome V, whole genome shotgun sequence encodes:
- a CDS encoding putative calmodulin (encoded by transcript BESB_063370), which encodes MTEVDGVLYQLTETQVNTFKTAFTLFDKDQDGKISFSDFGKLFRSVGQNPSEEALRQLIQIYDGQKGKGQFSFTEFLKICESPHFQDPMKEEKVLESFREFDRDAAGTITILELRYILQQLGERLTDEEADEFIEWAQKAQEVLVEDGVLNYEQLTKELMDKDPNILS
- a CDS encoding hypothetical protein (encoded by transcript BESB_063360), coding for MVFPSGLRPSATAVVGRRVVSLRLGQQRYYKLLERGFTVSQGPNRFPGVRRLKTIPQSSVLDWFKKRGSSANVDPATQTAPGPTDYGGTRTDISKTVRESGTSSSQNLSDVQFPSSGTPTDREERSKKHAAFPSTHVHGETEGEMDGAERGNNPQDKQITVEGMPQTETGPQPPASADADAREGKSSYPPYMYPMDPDEQPKGPPEPPQKRSSGHHGKHPK